The following are encoded in a window of Variovorax paradoxus genomic DNA:
- a CDS encoding carotenoid oxygenase family protein yields MPRANAHFFTGNYAPLTEEHDIAALAIDGAIPLELSGTLYRVGPSPQHAPRDDNYHWFSGDGMVHAFHIDGGKVAYRNRWARTPKWQLEHEAGRALFGSFGNPATSDPAVIGHNSGTANTSMLWHGGRLFALEESHQPFELDAFTLASKGHQSFGDRLTTRCTAHPKHDPHSGELHFFAYSPDGPGTPGMRYGVMDSQCEVTELQAFDAPYASMAHDFMLTRGHVLFPVMPLTTSVERAMRGLPLLAWEADKRTHVGVMRRGAAVDTMRWFETEACHMFHVMNAWDEGDTVVALVMQSDTAPGLPDAQGRPGDPHAMAARLCRWTFDLAGTGTGFRREYLDDLVGEFPRIDERFAGSRTRYGFYACHATARARGDAESVLFDSLARFDLETGERHLHTLPPGDVVSEPVFVPRAPHADEGDGWLLAVVWREQTRRSDLIVLDAQDLRAAPVATARLPHRVPFGFHGNWRPNA; encoded by the coding sequence ATGCCCCGGGCCAACGCCCACTTCTTCACCGGCAACTACGCCCCGCTCACCGAGGAGCACGACATCGCGGCCCTCGCCATCGACGGTGCGATCCCGCTGGAACTCTCGGGCACGCTCTACCGCGTGGGGCCGAGCCCGCAGCACGCACCGCGCGACGACAACTACCACTGGTTTTCGGGCGACGGCATGGTGCATGCGTTTCACATCGACGGCGGGAAGGTGGCCTACCGCAACCGCTGGGCGCGCACGCCCAAGTGGCAGCTGGAGCACGAGGCCGGACGCGCGTTGTTCGGCTCCTTCGGCAATCCCGCGACCAGCGACCCGGCGGTGATCGGCCACAACAGCGGCACGGCCAACACCAGCATGCTCTGGCACGGCGGCCGGCTGTTCGCGCTCGAGGAATCGCACCAGCCCTTCGAGCTCGACGCGTTCACGCTGGCGTCGAAAGGGCACCAGAGCTTCGGCGACCGCCTGACCACGCGCTGCACCGCGCACCCGAAACACGACCCGCACAGCGGCGAGCTGCATTTCTTCGCCTACTCACCCGACGGCCCCGGCACGCCCGGCATGCGCTACGGCGTGATGGACAGCCAGTGCGAAGTGACCGAGCTGCAGGCCTTCGACGCACCGTACGCCAGCATGGCGCACGACTTCATGCTGACGCGCGGGCATGTGCTCTTTCCGGTGATGCCGCTGACCACCAGCGTGGAGCGCGCGATGCGCGGCCTGCCGCTGCTGGCCTGGGAGGCCGACAAGCGCACCCACGTCGGCGTGATGCGGCGCGGCGCCGCGGTCGACACGATGCGCTGGTTCGAGACCGAGGCCTGCCACATGTTCCACGTCATGAACGCGTGGGACGAGGGCGACACCGTCGTCGCGCTCGTGATGCAGTCGGACACCGCGCCCGGCCTGCCCGATGCGCAGGGCCGCCCCGGCGATCCGCACGCGATGGCCGCGCGGCTGTGCCGATGGACCTTCGACCTGGCCGGCACCGGCACCGGTTTCCGTCGCGAGTACCTCGACGATCTGGTGGGCGAGTTCCCGCGCATCGACGAGCGTTTCGCCGGCAGCCGCACCCGGTACGGCTTCTATGCCTGCCATGCCACCGCACGCGCGCGGGGCGATGCCGAGAGCGTGCTTTTCGACAGCCTTGCGCGCTTCGACCTGGAGACGGGCGAGCGCCACCTGCACACGTTGCCGCCGGGCGATGTCGTGTCGGAGCCGGTGTTCGTGCCGCGCGCACCGCACGCCGACGAAGGCGACGGCTGGCTCCTGGCCGTGGTCTGGCGCGAGCAGACGCGGCGCAGCGACCTGATCGTGCTCGACGCCCAAGACCTGCGCGCCGCGCCCGTGGCGACAGCCCGGCTGCCGCACCGCGTGCCGTTCGGCTTCCACGGCAACTGGCGGCCGAACGCGTAG
- a CDS encoding sulfite exporter TauE/SafE family protein, which yields MQALYVSVIVGAVLAGFVQGLSGFAFGMVAMSVWAWTLEPQLAAVLALFGALTGQVIAALTVRRSFDKRILWPFVLGGLVGVPFGVWLLPHLDIVLFKVCLGTLLVLWCPAMLMSQHLPKITFGGRAADGVAGAIGGVMAGIGGFSGVVPTLWCTLRGFQRDTQRAVIQNFNLSMLAVAFAVHVASGSIGRSVVPLLVLVAAAVAVPVLLGARLYIGISEVAFRKIVLSLLTLSGIAMLASAVPALLQRS from the coding sequence ATGCAAGCCTTGTATGTCTCTGTGATCGTCGGCGCTGTGCTGGCGGGGTTCGTGCAGGGCCTGTCGGGCTTTGCCTTTGGCATGGTCGCGATGTCTGTGTGGGCCTGGACGCTGGAGCCACAACTGGCGGCGGTGCTCGCGCTGTTCGGGGCGCTCACGGGGCAGGTGATCGCGGCGCTCACGGTGCGACGCTCTTTCGACAAGCGCATCCTCTGGCCCTTCGTGCTCGGTGGCCTCGTCGGCGTGCCGTTTGGCGTGTGGCTGCTGCCGCACCTGGACATCGTGTTGTTCAAGGTGTGCCTGGGCACGCTGCTGGTGCTGTGGTGCCCGGCCATGCTGATGTCGCAGCACCTGCCGAAGATCACTTTTGGCGGTCGCGCGGCAGATGGCGTCGCAGGCGCCATCGGCGGTGTGATGGCGGGCATCGGCGGCTTCTCGGGTGTCGTGCCTACGTTGTGGTGCACGCTGCGCGGTTTCCAGCGCGACACGCAGCGCGCCGTGATCCAGAACTTCAACCTCTCGATGCTGGCTGTGGCATTTGCTGTGCATGTGGCGAGCGGGAGCATTGGGCGTTCGGTGGTGCCGTTGCTGGTGCTGGTCGCAGCGGCTGTTGCGGTGCCGGTGTTGCTGGGCGCGCGGCTGTATATCGGCATCAGCGAAGTGGCGTTTCGCAAGATCGTGCTGAGCCTCCTGACCTTGTCGGGTATCGCGATGCTGGCGTCGGCGGTACCCGCGTTGCTGCAACGCAGTTGA
- a CDS encoding MFS transporter codes for MSSTSTPTAASGPSLRSDAQLIGLVGLAHAVSHFSQLILAPLFPWLKDAFNVSYTELGAVLTVFFVVSCIVQAASGFIVDKLGPRPVLFVGLGALGLAAFGYAMAQSYWMLLACAVVGGIGNGVFHPVDYTLFNRKVAPTRLGHAYSVHGITGSLGWALAPAFVVPIAIAFSWRVALASAGVVAIVVLLILWIYRSVLSLDAAAVHKATGHGEPTPVGGEFDFLRIPAVWMCFGFFFFYAAVISVVQTFAPVAAGHLHAVPVALVAVCLTVYMVASAAGMVVGGFLASDPSRCERIVGAGFGVAAALALVLAFAQFPPVMVPVLFGAMGFVSGIAGPSRDLLVKKSTPPNATGRVYGVVYAGLDIGQAVAPLVFGRLMDAGQYTSVIVGLALVQGVLIASAFNVRRVRRTALVPASA; via the coding sequence ATGCGGTGAGCCATTTCAGCCAGCTGATCCTGGCACCGCTGTTCCCGTGGCTGAAGGATGCGTTCAACGTGAGCTACACCGAACTGGGCGCGGTGCTCACCGTGTTCTTCGTGGTCTCGTGCATCGTGCAGGCAGCCTCGGGCTTCATCGTCGACAAGCTCGGTCCGCGCCCGGTGCTGTTCGTCGGGCTGGGCGCGCTGGGGCTCGCGGCCTTCGGCTACGCGATGGCGCAGAGCTACTGGATGCTGCTGGCGTGCGCCGTGGTCGGCGGCATCGGCAACGGCGTGTTCCACCCTGTCGACTACACGCTGTTCAACCGCAAGGTCGCACCGACGCGGCTGGGCCATGCCTACAGCGTGCACGGCATCACCGGCAGCCTGGGCTGGGCGCTGGCACCGGCTTTCGTGGTGCCGATCGCCATTGCCTTCTCGTGGCGCGTGGCGCTGGCCTCGGCCGGCGTGGTGGCGATCGTCGTGCTGCTGATCCTGTGGATCTACCGCAGCGTGCTGTCGCTCGACGCGGCGGCCGTGCACAAGGCGACGGGGCACGGCGAGCCCACGCCGGTCGGCGGCGAGTTCGACTTCCTGCGCATCCCGGCCGTGTGGATGTGCTTCGGCTTCTTCTTTTTCTACGCCGCCGTGATCAGCGTGGTGCAGACCTTCGCGCCCGTGGCGGCCGGCCACCTGCATGCGGTGCCCGTGGCGCTGGTGGCGGTGTGCCTCACGGTCTACATGGTCGCGAGCGCGGCCGGCATGGTGGTGGGCGGCTTCCTCGCCTCCGACCCCTCGCGCTGCGAGCGCATCGTGGGCGCGGGCTTCGGCGTGGCGGCGGCGCTGGCGCTGGTGCTGGCTTTCGCGCAGTTTCCGCCCGTGATGGTGCCGGTGCTGTTCGGCGCGATGGGTTTCGTCTCGGGCATCGCCGGGCCGTCGCGCGACCTGCTGGTGAAGAAGTCGACGCCGCCCAATGCGACCGGGCGCGTCTACGGCGTGGTGTACGCGGGCCTGGACATCGGCCAGGCCGTGGCGCCGCTGGTGTTCGGCCGCCTGATGGACGCCGGCCAGTACACGAGCGTGATCGTCGGTCTGGCGCTGGTGCAGGGCGTGCTGATCGCCAGTGCCTTCAATGTGCGGCGCGTGCGTCGCACGGCGTTGGTGCCGGCGTCGGCCTGA
- a CDS encoding MerR family transcriptional regulator: MYLRIGELARRTGLTVRALRHYDDIGLLVPSQRSDGGYRLYDRNDVARLYRIQALRRLDLSLAEIQGLLDRAADGLSEVVAQQLSQLEREIAQATALRAHLLTLQAQLQARTEPAIDDWLVALECTVAGAKYFSDDELGRLQTGRDGFADAVAPERAELTATLHALVAAGASPESAQAQALAQRWIALLLEEVGGDEALLMQLYAMHWNEPALHSLTGVDRAGMQFISHAMAYARLQRYAAHCDAAEMALLAQHYVAQTDAWPPLIAEVRQQMRQGAAPDSAPVRVMAARWQALSLAKAGGDAALNAKLQEAFRNDPALRAGSGIDAPLAAYIGRAIAQLAEPHSL, from the coding sequence ATGTACCTGAGGATTGGTGAACTGGCCCGACGCACTGGGCTGACCGTGCGCGCGCTGCGGCACTACGACGACATCGGCCTGCTGGTGCCGTCGCAGCGCTCGGACGGCGGCTACCGTCTCTACGACCGCAACGACGTCGCGCGGCTGTACCGCATCCAGGCGCTGCGGCGGCTCGACCTGTCGCTGGCCGAGATCCAGGGCCTGCTCGACCGCGCGGCCGACGGGCTGTCGGAGGTCGTTGCGCAGCAGCTGTCGCAGCTCGAACGCGAGATCGCGCAGGCCACGGCGCTGCGCGCGCACCTGCTGACGTTGCAGGCCCAGTTGCAGGCCCGCACCGAACCCGCCATCGACGACTGGCTCGTCGCGCTCGAGTGCACGGTCGCGGGCGCGAAGTATTTCAGCGACGACGAACTCGGGCGGCTCCAGACCGGTCGCGACGGTTTCGCTGATGCGGTGGCGCCCGAGCGCGCCGAGCTGACCGCAACGCTCCATGCCCTGGTCGCTGCAGGTGCCTCGCCGGAAAGCGCGCAGGCGCAGGCCCTCGCGCAGCGCTGGATCGCGCTGCTGCTCGAAGAGGTCGGCGGCGACGAAGCCTTGCTCATGCAGCTCTACGCCATGCACTGGAACGAGCCCGCGCTGCACTCGCTGACCGGTGTCGACCGCGCCGGCATGCAGTTCATCTCGCATGCGATGGCGTACGCGCGGCTGCAGCGCTACGCCGCGCATTGCGATGCCGCGGAGATGGCCTTGCTCGCGCAGCACTACGTTGCGCAGACCGATGCCTGGCCTCCGCTGATCGCCGAGGTGCGCCAGCAGATGCGGCAGGGCGCGGCGCCCGACAGCGCGCCGGTGCGCGTGATGGCCGCGCGCTGGCAGGCGCTGTCCCTGGCCAAGGCCGGGGGCGATGCGGCACTGAACGCGAAGCTGCAGGAGGCCTTCCGCAACGACCCCGCGCTGCGCGCCGGCTCGGGCATCGACGCGCCGCTGGCGGCCTACATCGGGCGCGCCATCGCGCAGCTCGCCGAACCCCATTCCCTTTGA